A window of Costertonia aggregata contains these coding sequences:
- a CDS encoding sodium:solute symporter, whose amino-acid sequence MTATHILLLIGGYFAVLLLISYFTGKNDTNTDFFKGGKQSPWYLVAFGMVGASLSGVTFISVPGWVEGSQFSYMQVVFGYLVGYFVVAYVLMPIYYRLNVISIYQYLENRFGTVSYKTGAFFFFISRVLGAAFRLFLVAIVLQQFVFEAWNVPFEVTVTLSILLIWIYTFKGGIKTIVWTDTLQTLFMLLSVGLSIYFINQKLDWSFGEFFASEELKEYGKILFADDFFSRNHFIKSFIGGMFITICMTGLDQDMMQKNLTCKSLKDAQKNMVSFSLVLVVVNFVFLLLGALLFIYAAKFNITMPMMDGEPKADLLFPEIALNSGLGMIVAITFMLGLIAAAYSSADSALTSLTTSFCVDFMNIEKKAEIQQNKLRKQTHVGMSVLLIIVIIIFKHVLDRNVIDGLLTVATYTYGPLLGLFAFGIFTKHKVKDKYVWIIALASVVIIATIGSIPPNILGGYEVGYELLPINGLLTFIGLYLIKKN is encoded by the coding sequence ATGACCGCCACCCACATACTCCTATTGATCGGAGGGTATTTTGCAGTACTTTTATTGATTTCTTATTTTACTGGAAAAAACGATACCAATACGGATTTTTTCAAGGGAGGCAAGCAATCCCCATGGTATTTGGTCGCTTTTGGAATGGTAGGGGCTTCCCTGTCGGGAGTTACCTTTATTTCGGTACCTGGGTGGGTTGAAGGCTCCCAATTCAGCTACATGCAAGTGGTTTTTGGCTACTTGGTAGGGTATTTCGTTGTCGCCTATGTTTTGATGCCCATTTATTACAGATTGAATGTAATTTCCATATATCAGTATTTGGAAAACCGCTTTGGAACGGTCAGTTATAAAACCGGGGCTTTCTTCTTTTTTATATCCAGGGTATTGGGTGCTGCATTCCGTTTGTTCTTGGTGGCCATTGTTCTGCAACAATTCGTTTTTGAAGCATGGAACGTTCCGTTCGAAGTTACCGTAACCTTATCTATTCTATTGATTTGGATATACACGTTCAAGGGCGGTATCAAGACGATTGTTTGGACCGATACTTTACAAACGTTGTTTATGCTATTGTCCGTTGGGCTTTCCATCTACTTTATCAATCAAAAACTTGACTGGAGCTTTGGGGAATTTTTTGCTTCAGAAGAATTGAAAGAGTATGGCAAAATTCTATTTGCCGATGATTTCTTCTCACGAAATCATTTTATAAAATCCTTTATCGGCGGCATGTTCATAACAATCTGCATGACCGGGCTAGACCAGGACATGATGCAAAAGAACCTAACTTGCAAAAGCTTAAAGGATGCCCAAAAAAATATGGTGTCCTTTAGTTTGGTTTTGGTAGTCGTAAATTTTGTTTTCCTTTTACTGGGTGCCTTATTGTTTATATATGCGGCAAAATTCAATATAACCATGCCCATGATGGACGGCGAGCCCAAAGCCGACCTACTCTTTCCGGAAATAGCCTTGAACAGCGGATTGGGAATGATCGTTGCCATAACTTTTATGTTGGGTCTAATCGCAGCAGCGTACAGTAGTGCCGATAGTGCCCTAACCTCGCTGACCACTTCCTTTTGCGTAGATTTTATGAATATTGAAAAGAAAGCTGAAATTCAGCAAAACAAACTCCGTAAGCAAACGCATGTCGGGATGAGTGTTTTACTGATTATTGTCATCATTATATTTAAACATGTTTTGGATAGGAATGTAATTGACGGGCTGCTAACCGTTGCCACATATACTTACGGGCCTTTATTGGGGCTGTTCGCTTTTGGTATTTTCACCAAGCATAAGGTAAAGGACAAATATGTTTGGATAATTGCATTGGCCTCTGTTGTGATTATCGCTACAATAGGTAGCATACCCCCAAATATACTGGGTGGTTACGAAGTAGGGTATGAATTGCTTCCTATAAACGGTTTACTTACATTTATAGGCCTGTACTTAATCAAGAAAAACTAA
- the glpK gene encoding glycerol kinase GlpK, whose amino-acid sequence MEQYILALDQGTTSSRAVIFDKKGNIVSTAQKEFTQYFPKPGWVEHDPIEIWSTQAGMAAEAATKKGLGSENLAAIGITNQRETVVVWNKKTGKPVYNAIVWQDKRTSDFCDELKSKGKTDVIREKTGLVIDSYFSGTKVKWILDNVEGAREKAEAGELAMGTIDSWLIWNMTKGELHVTDVTNACRTLLFNINTLAWDDELLELLTIPESMLPKVKQSSEVYGHTSPNFFASKIPIAGIAGDQQAALFGQMCTSEGMVKNTYGTGCFMLMNIGKKPIVSKNNLLTTVAWKINGETTYALEGSIFIAGAVVQWLRDSLKIIKTSAEVEKLASSVNSSDGVYLVPAFAGLGAPHWNQRAQGTIFGLTRGSTDAHIARAALESIAYQTMDILKAMEADSGISIEELRVDGGATVNNMLMQFQSDVLNTATVRPKVIETTVMGAAYLAGLAVGYWDSLEDIQKIWQTDVHFKPEKQRETIEEGIKGWYKAIHALEYWTKQK is encoded by the coding sequence ATGGAGCAATATATTCTCGCCCTAGATCAAGGAACCACCAGTTCTCGCGCCGTAATTTTTGATAAAAAAGGAAATATTGTTTCTACTGCCCAAAAGGAGTTTACACAGTATTTTCCGAAACCGGGATGGGTAGAACATGACCCTATTGAAATCTGGTCAACGCAGGCCGGAATGGCGGCGGAAGCTGCAACAAAAAAGGGATTGGGTAGTGAGAACTTGGCCGCAATAGGCATTACCAATCAAAGGGAAACCGTGGTGGTCTGGAACAAAAAAACAGGAAAACCGGTTTACAACGCCATTGTTTGGCAGGACAAAAGAACATCCGATTTTTGTGATGAACTAAAATCAAAAGGAAAAACCGATGTGATACGCGAAAAAACCGGGTTGGTCATAGATTCCTATTTTTCGGGCACGAAGGTAAAATGGATTCTGGACAATGTTGAAGGTGCTCGAGAAAAGGCCGAGGCCGGGGAATTGGCCATGGGTACTATCGATTCATGGCTGATATGGAATATGACCAAAGGCGAACTCCACGTGACCGATGTAACCAACGCCTGCAGAACTTTATTGTTCAATATAAATACCTTGGCATGGGACGATGAATTGTTGGAACTTCTTACCATACCCGAAAGCATGCTTCCCAAAGTGAAACAATCGAGTGAGGTATACGGGCATACCAGCCCCAATTTTTTCGCCAGCAAAATACCCATTGCGGGAATCGCAGGGGATCAACAAGCGGCTTTGTTCGGACAAATGTGTACCAGCGAAGGCATGGTAAAAAACACTTATGGTACCGGGTGTTTTATGTTGATGAACATTGGCAAAAAACCTATCGTATCCAAAAATAATTTGTTGACTACGGTAGCTTGGAAAATCAATGGTGAAACCACCTACGCATTGGAAGGCAGTATTTTTATTGCGGGTGCAGTGGTGCAATGGCTTCGTGATAGTCTAAAAATCATAAAAACATCAGCTGAAGTAGAAAAACTGGCCAGCTCGGTAAATAGTTCGGACGGAGTATATTTAGTCCCTGCTTTCGCAGGGCTCGGGGCACCACATTGGAACCAAAGGGCCCAAGGCACTATTTTTGGGTTGACGAGAGGTAGTACCGATGCCCATATTGCCAGAGCTGCATTGGAATCCATCGCATACCAAACCATGGATATACTGAAAGCGATGGAAGCAGATTCCGGTATCTCAATCGAAGAACTTAGGGTTGATGGTGGCGCCACCGTAAACAACATGCTCATGCAATTTCAATCCGATGTTTTGAACACGGCGACCGTACGCCCAAAAGTTATCGAAACAACCGTAATGGGTGCGGCTTATTTGGCAGGTTTGGCCGTGGGATATTGGGACAGCTTGGAAGACATACAAAAAATATGGCAAACCGATGTTCATTTCAAACCCGAGAAACAAAGAGAAACGATTGAGGAAGGCATAAAAGGTTGGTATAAGGCCATTCATGCGTTGGAATATTGGACGAAACAAAAATAA
- a CDS encoding MIP/aquaporin family protein: MTPFIAEIIGTFLLLLLGGGVVANVILKGTKGHGSGWIVICTAWGLAVYVGVVVASPYSGAHLNPAVSIGLAVAGKFAWAKVPAYILGQFIGAMIAAFLVWLTHKDHFDITEDGETKRSVFCNTPAIRNYPRNLLCEIVGTFVLVFTVLYFTDATLSEPETMIGLGSLGALPVAFLVWGIGLSLGGTTGYAINPARDLGPRIVHAILPIKNKGINDWEYAWVPVVGPIIGGILAALLMLALT, translated from the coding sequence ATGACTCCTTTTATAGCGGAAATTATAGGCACGTTTTTATTACTGCTGCTAGGTGGCGGTGTTGTGGCCAATGTAATTCTTAAGGGCACCAAAGGTCACGGAAGCGGTTGGATAGTCATTTGTACGGCCTGGGGCCTTGCCGTCTACGTAGGTGTCGTAGTAGCCTCACCCTACAGCGGCGCCCATTTAAACCCTGCGGTAAGCATAGGTCTGGCCGTGGCCGGAAAATTTGCATGGGCCAAGGTACCCGCTTACATATTGGGCCAGTTCATTGGGGCCATGATTGCTGCGTTTTTGGTTTGGCTTACCCACAAGGACCATTTTGATATCACCGAAGATGGTGAAACCAAACGCTCGGTATTTTGTAATACCCCAGCGATACGAAATTATCCCAGAAATCTGCTATGTGAAATCGTGGGTACATTTGTTTTGGTTTTTACCGTTTTATACTTTACCGATGCTACCCTATCCGAGCCAGAAACCATGATCGGCCTTGGTTCTTTAGGTGCTTTACCAGTTGCGTTCTTGGTTTGGGGAATAGGTTTATCCTTGGGGGGTACCACAGGGTATGCGATCAACCCTGCTAGGGATTTGGGGCCGAGGATCGTACATGCCATTTTACCCATAAAAAACAAGGGCATTAACGATTGGGAGTATGCCTGGGTTCCAGTGGTAGGCCCTATCATCGGGGGGATTTTAGCAGCACTTCTAATGCTTGCCCTTACTTGA
- a CDS encoding CoA-binding protein, producing the protein MKKTLVFGASLKSGRYSNIAIKRLVDNDIPTVAFGLRKGEVHGVHIADRLDSFQDIHTVTLYINPKRQPEYYNHIINLQPNRVIFNPGTENPQFYPLLEESNIQVEVACTLVLLATHQY; encoded by the coding sequence ATGAAAAAAACACTTGTTTTTGGTGCATCCTTAAAATCAGGGCGTTACAGCAATATTGCTATAAAACGTCTGGTAGATAACGATATTCCTACGGTTGCATTTGGTCTAAGAAAAGGGGAAGTTCATGGAGTGCATATTGCTGATCGCCTAGATAGTTTTCAGGATATACACACTGTAACCCTGTATATAAACCCAAAAAGACAGCCGGAATATTATAATCACATCATTAATCTGCAGCCAAATCGGGTCATTTTTAATCCGGGAACAGAGAATCCGCAATTCTACCCGCTTTTAGAAGAAAGCAATATACAAGTCGAAGTTGCATGTACTTTGGTATTATTGGCCACTCATCAATATTAA
- a CDS encoding 3-oxoacyl-ACP synthase III family protein translates to MYNSKIIGLGYYVPDNVVTNDDLSKVMDTNDTWIQERTGIKERRHVVKGEDTTTTMGVKAAKIAIERAGLDKDDIDFIIFATLSPDYYFPGPGVLVQRDLGIKTVGALDIRNQCSGFVYAVSVADQYIKSGMYKNILVIGSELHSHGLDMTTRGRGVSVIFGDGAGAAVLSREEDTSKGILSTHLHSEGQHAEELSLIAPGMGKRWVTDIIDENDPNDESYFPYMNGQFVFKNAVVRFSEVIMEGLEANHLQSTDIDMLVPHQANLRISQFIQKKFGLSDDQVFNNIMNYGNTTAASIPIALTEAWEKDKVKEGDVVVLAAFGSGFTWGSVIIKW, encoded by the coding sequence ATGTACAATTCAAAAATAATAGGATTAGGATACTATGTACCGGACAATGTCGTGACCAACGACGACCTCTCTAAAGTAATGGATACAAATGATACTTGGATACAAGAGCGCACAGGAATAAAAGAGCGTAGACATGTGGTCAAAGGCGAGGATACTACTACTACCATGGGAGTAAAGGCTGCAAAAATAGCTATTGAAAGAGCTGGCTTGGATAAGGACGATATAGATTTCATCATATTCGCGACCTTAAGCCCAGATTATTATTTTCCTGGCCCCGGTGTTTTGGTACAACGGGATTTGGGCATAAAAACTGTTGGTGCTTTGGATATTAGAAACCAATGCTCGGGATTCGTATATGCAGTTTCAGTTGCCGACCAATACATTAAAAGCGGTATGTATAAAAATATTCTTGTTATTGGCTCCGAACTACATTCACATGGTTTGGATATGACTACAAGGGGCAGGGGCGTTTCCGTGATTTTTGGCGATGGGGCCGGTGCGGCGGTATTGAGCAGGGAAGAAGATACTTCCAAAGGAATTTTGTCCACACACTTGCATTCAGAAGGGCAACATGCCGAAGAACTTTCACTCATTGCCCCTGGAATGGGAAAACGTTGGGTAACGGATATTATAGATGAAAACGACCCCAATGACGAATCCTATTTTCCGTATATGAACGGGCAGTTTGTTTTTAAGAACGCGGTAGTTCGTTTTAGCGAGGTCATTATGGAAGGTTTAGAGGCAAACCATCTACAGTCAACGGATATTGATATGCTGGTGCCACATCAGGCCAACCTGCGCATTTCGCAGTTTATACAAAAAAAGTTTGGGTTAAGCGACGATCAAGTGTTCAACAATATTATGAACTATGGCAACACCACAGCAGCATCAATACCGATAGCACTGACTGAAGCTTGGGAAAAGGATAAGGTAAAAGAAGGTGATGTTGTAGTATTGGCTGCCTTCGGGAGTGGTTTTACGTGGGGCAGCGTTATCATCAAATGGTAA
- a CDS encoding alpha/beta hydrolase family protein has protein sequence MKKSFLLLVLFIGCIGFSQENLEYQKPPKDILDLVDAPLAPSVLISDDGTHMVMLYRDYYKSIAELSETELRLAGLRINPKTNIGSRTNYYNNIKIKSPRASSADQVSGLPENPRLANFKWSPDQSKIAVTNTTKKGVEVWVLDLEKAAVTKITDANVNANMGDVINWFKDGKSVLVKMLPDDRKDLINAAEAVPQGPTISSNDGKKAQNRTYQDLLKNPNDEFNFEQLARSELYKVGLDGTKSLWKKADMYSSISFSPDGNYTMVVTIDKPFSYLVPYRRFPSKTNIYSKDGKIVSELLQVPLIEDLPKGFMAVRMGMREISWRNDKPSTLIYAQALDGGDPENKVAYRDEIFEIDAPFTTSGKSILKLKNRYGGIQWGDENTAIAYDYWWNDRNTKTYLFDPSNASKEVKILSDRNYQDVYSDPGDFVTQRNEYGQPILALNNGRNAYLLGDGYTKDGQFPFVDKIDLKSQNTIRLYTSKLEGKKENLIEYNAEKDELLVRIESPSEYPNYYYKSLKKRKGPQQLTNFENPFKSIQNVHKEVITYKREDGLELTGTLYLPVDYDETKKEKKPMILWAYPREYKDKNSASQNTQNPNEFTYPYWGSPIYWVTQGYVVLDDAAFPIIGEEDEQPNDTFRTQLVSNAKAAIDAVDELGYIDRKKVAVGGHSYGAFMVANLLSHSNLFAAGIARSGAYNRTLTPFGFQSEERNYWEAPEVYYTMSPFMHADKMKTPLLLIHGEADNNSGTYPMQSERYFNALKGLGATVRLVMLPKESHGYRAKESVLHLLWEQDQWLNKYVKQEENTISTPETIGKD, from the coding sequence ATGAAAAAATCTTTTTTACTCCTAGTGCTCTTTATCGGATGTATTGGATTCTCCCAAGAAAACCTAGAATACCAAAAACCCCCGAAAGATATACTGGACTTGGTAGATGCGCCATTGGCGCCATCGGTTTTGATCAGTGACGATGGTACGCATATGGTGATGTTGTATCGTGATTATTACAAATCGATCGCAGAACTTTCAGAGACCGAGCTACGTTTGGCCGGACTCCGGATAAACCCAAAGACCAATATTGGCAGTAGAACAAATTACTACAATAATATAAAAATCAAATCCCCAAGGGCGAGCTCGGCCGATCAAGTTTCGGGATTACCGGAAAATCCAAGATTAGCCAATTTTAAATGGTCCCCCGACCAGAGCAAGATCGCCGTGACCAATACGACCAAAAAAGGTGTAGAGGTCTGGGTCTTGGACTTGGAAAAAGCAGCGGTTACTAAAATTACGGATGCCAATGTAAACGCCAATATGGGCGATGTAATCAACTGGTTTAAGGACGGTAAAAGTGTTTTGGTAAAAATGCTGCCCGACGATAGGAAAGATTTGATTAATGCAGCAGAGGCCGTACCGCAAGGGCCCACCATTTCTTCAAATGATGGCAAAAAAGCCCAGAACAGAACGTACCAAGATTTATTGAAAAACCCGAATGACGAGTTTAATTTTGAGCAATTGGCACGCTCAGAACTTTATAAAGTTGGTTTGGATGGGACAAAATCCCTTTGGAAAAAAGCCGATATGTATTCATCCATCAGTTTTTCCCCTGATGGAAACTACACCATGGTGGTCACTATAGACAAACCTTTCTCTTACTTGGTGCCGTATCGTAGGTTTCCTTCAAAGACCAACATTTATTCCAAAGATGGCAAGATAGTATCGGAATTATTGCAAGTGCCCCTCATCGAGGATTTGCCCAAGGGGTTTATGGCCGTAAGAATGGGAATGCGAGAAATAAGTTGGCGAAATGATAAACCATCAACTTTGATCTATGCACAAGCTTTGGACGGTGGCGATCCAGAAAACAAAGTAGCGTATCGTGATGAAATTTTTGAAATTGATGCCCCTTTTACCACAAGTGGCAAAAGCATATTAAAACTTAAGAACCGATATGGCGGCATACAATGGGGCGATGAAAACACGGCAATCGCCTATGACTACTGGTGGAACGATAGAAATACGAAAACATACCTTTTTGACCCCTCCAATGCTTCAAAAGAGGTCAAAATACTATCAGACAGAAATTATCAAGACGTCTACAGCGACCCTGGTGACTTTGTCACACAACGTAATGAGTATGGCCAGCCTATACTTGCTTTAAACAATGGGAGGAACGCATATCTTCTTGGGGACGGCTATACAAAAGACGGACAATTTCCCTTCGTGGACAAAATAGATTTGAAATCACAGAATACAATTAGACTATACACCTCCAAATTAGAAGGCAAAAAGGAAAATCTAATCGAGTACAATGCCGAGAAAGACGAATTATTGGTTCGTATCGAATCCCCAAGCGAATACCCCAATTACTATTATAAAAGCTTGAAAAAACGAAAAGGCCCTCAGCAACTCACCAATTTTGAAAATCCGTTTAAGAGTATACAAAATGTTCATAAAGAGGTCATTACGTATAAAAGAGAGGATGGCTTGGAACTTACGGGCACATTATATTTACCAGTAGACTACGATGAAACAAAAAAAGAGAAAAAACCCATGATTCTTTGGGCTTATCCTAGGGAATACAAGGACAAGAACAGTGCTTCGCAAAACACGCAAAATCCCAATGAATTTACTTATCCCTATTGGGGTTCCCCCATTTATTGGGTAACGCAGGGCTATGTGGTCTTGGATGATGCCGCATTCCCCATTATTGGTGAAGAAGACGAACAGCCGAATGATACCTTTAGAACGCAACTGGTCTCCAATGCCAAGGCCGCAATTGATGCCGTTGACGAATTGGGCTATATCGATAGAAAAAAAGTAGCGGTTGGTGGTCATAGCTATGGCGCTTTTATGGTGGCCAACCTATTGTCCCATTCAAACTTGTTCGCTGCGGGTATCGCCAGAAGCGGTGCATATAATAGAACCTTGACCCCTTTCGGGTTCCAGAGCGAGGAACGCAATTACTGGGAGGCCCCAGAAGTGTACTATACCATGTCACCGTTTATGCATGCCGATAAGATGAAAACACCGCTGCTATTGATACATGGCGAAGCCGATAACAACTCTGGCACCTACCCCATGCAAAGCGAGCGTTACTTTAACGCCCTCAAAGGTTTGGGAGCTACCGTTAGATTGGTCATGCTGCCCAAAGAAAGCCATGGATATAGAGCGAAGGAAAGTGTATTACATTTGCTGTGGGAACAAGACCAATGGTTGAACAAGTATGTAAAACAGGAGGAAAATACCATTTCTACACCCGAAACTATTGGGAAAGATTGA
- a CDS encoding ABC1 kinase family protein: protein MKTLDRIPTGKIERAGKLVKTGVKIGGNYVKYYGKKLVNPELTKDELNEDNAGDIYDGLKSLKGSALKVAQMLSMEKNLLPSAYVEKFSLSQFSVPPLSAPLVRKTFKKYLDKYPEDIFDTFNKDSINAASIGQVHKATKNGKQLAVKIQYPGVAESISSDLALVKPIAIRMFNLQGKDSDKYFKEVEHKLVEETNYLLEIEQSKEITEACAGIPNMEFPKYYEDLSSERIITMDWMNGQHLSEFAKTDFSPELGNKLGQALWDFYMFQMHGLRKVHADPHPGNFLISDRGTLIAIDFGCIKEVPDEFYVPYFELAKRENIENDTIFMKKLYELEILNTTDTPEELKFFKALFKEMLTLFTLPFNEERFDFGADDFWGRIADLSERYSKDDQIRKMNGNRGSKHFLYINRTFFGLYNLLHDLNAKVEVNNFRKYLD from the coding sequence ATGAAGACACTGGATCGAATACCTACTGGAAAAATTGAACGTGCAGGTAAACTGGTAAAGACCGGTGTTAAAATCGGCGGCAACTACGTAAAATATTATGGTAAAAAATTGGTTAATCCCGAACTTACCAAAGATGAACTCAATGAGGATAATGCAGGGGATATTTATGATGGCTTAAAAAGTTTAAAGGGCAGTGCACTCAAGGTTGCGCAAATGCTGAGTATGGAGAAAAACCTTCTGCCCAGTGCCTATGTTGAAAAGTTTTCTCTATCCCAATTTTCGGTTCCGCCGCTTTCGGCACCCTTGGTAAGAAAGACTTTTAAAAAATATTTGGACAAGTATCCTGAGGATATTTTCGATACGTTTAATAAGGATTCCATTAATGCAGCTAGTATCGGCCAAGTGCACAAAGCAACCAAAAATGGTAAACAACTAGCGGTCAAGATACAGTATCCCGGAGTTGCGGAAAGTATTAGTAGCGACTTGGCCTTGGTAAAACCAATTGCCATTCGCATGTTCAATCTACAGGGAAAGGATTCCGATAAATATTTTAAGGAAGTTGAGCATAAACTGGTAGAGGAAACCAATTATTTACTGGAAATAGAACAAAGCAAAGAGATAACCGAGGCTTGTGCCGGTATTCCAAATATGGAATTTCCAAAATACTACGAAGATTTATCAAGTGAACGCATCATTACGATGGATTGGATGAACGGCCAGCATTTGAGTGAATTCGCAAAAACCGACTTTAGTCCCGAACTGGGAAATAAATTAGGTCAAGCCTTATGGGATTTCTACATGTTCCAAATGCACGGTCTAAGAAAGGTACATGCCGATCCACATCCAGGAAACTTTTTGATAAGCGACAGGGGAACACTTATCGCTATTGATTTTGGATGTATCAAAGAAGTGCCTGATGAATTTTACGTACCTTACTTTGAACTCGCCAAACGTGAAAACATTGAGAACGATACCATTTTCATGAAAAAGCTCTACGAGCTTGAAATTTTGAACACAACCGATACACCGGAGGAACTCAAATTTTTCAAAGCACTTTTTAAGGAAATGTTGACATTGTTCACACTACCTTTTAACGAAGAACGGTTTGATTTTGGAGCAGATGATTTTTGGGGCAGAATTGCCGATTTGAGCGAACGCTATTCAAAGGATGACCAAATACGTAAAATGAACGGAAATAGAGGTTCCAAACATTTTCTTTACATCAACAGAACGTTCTTTGGGCTCTATAATCTTTTGCACGACCTAAATGCGAAAGTAGAGGTCAACAATTTTAGAAAATATTTGGATTAA
- a CDS encoding TetR family transcriptional regulator C-terminal domain-containing protein produces MAAKTATKKVTKETIISMYMDYVLEHETVPKSIYKFCKANTVKEEDFYTYFGSVEGLQKAIWNTFFSNTQDLMQKNKEYDAFSNKEKMLTFFFSFFELLTLNRSYVLFTLKEHKNMLKNLEQLKGLRKHIKNFATDLIEDGNAEKSFKITQHNPRLFSEGAWLQFMFLLKFWMEDSSAGFEKTDLAIEKSVNTIFDVFDNTPLDSIIDFGKFLYKENFA; encoded by the coding sequence ATGGCTGCAAAGACTGCTACTAAAAAGGTTACAAAAGAAACGATTATAAGCATGTATATGGATTATGTACTGGAACATGAAACCGTCCCAAAATCCATTTATAAATTCTGTAAGGCCAATACTGTCAAAGAAGAGGATTTTTATACCTACTTTGGCTCAGTTGAAGGTTTGCAAAAAGCTATTTGGAATACTTTTTTCTCAAATACCCAAGACCTGATGCAAAAAAACAAAGAATACGATGCATTTTCGAATAAAGAGAAAATGCTTACATTTTTCTTCTCGTTCTTTGAGTTGCTTACCTTAAACAGAAGTTATGTGTTATTTACGTTAAAGGAGCACAAAAACATGTTGAAGAACCTAGAGCAATTGAAAGGTTTACGAAAGCATATAAAAAACTTCGCAACTGATTTAATTGAAGATGGCAATGCCGAAAAATCGTTTAAAATCACCCAACATAACCCAAGATTGTTCTCTGAAGGGGCATGGTTGCAGTTTATGTTCTTGCTCAAATTTTGGATGGAAGATTCGTCTGCCGGATTCGAAAAGACCGATTTAGCTATTGAAAAATCAGTAAATACCATATTTGATGTTTTTGATAACACGCCCTTGGACAGCATCATTGACTTTGGAAAGTTCTTGTACAAAGAAAATTTTGCTTAA